The DNA window AGATGCTATTGGTCGCCAAAATAATGCAAACTGCCTTGTTGCACCTAATTTCTCTCTTGGTGCAGTTATGATGATGAAGGTTTCTGCAGAATTGGCACCATATTTCCCTAATGTAGAGATTATTGAACTACATCATAACCATAAATACGATGCCCCATCTGGTACATCTATTTTAACAGCTAAATTAATTAACGAAGCTAAACAAGCGGCGAATGCAACGCCTGATGAGGATTTGACTCGTGAAAGTTTACCAGGTGCTCGTGGCGCTAAGGTTGATGACGTAACAATCCACAGCGTTCGTTTACCTGGTTACGTAGCTCACCAAGAAGTACTATTTGGTGGCTATGATGAAACGTTAACAATTCGTCACGATAGTTTAAGCCGACTTTCCTTTATGCCAGGTGTAGTATTAGCATGTAAAAAAATTAGTGCTAAAACGGGTTTAACTTACGGCTTAGAGCATTATTTATAATATTAGAGCAAGGAGATATAGTAATGAAAAAACCTAATGTTGCAATTCTTGGTGCTACTGGTGCAGTAGGTGCTGAATTTATTACACTTATTGAAGAGCGTAATTTCCCATATGAAAATTTAAAATTGTTGGCATCTGCTCGTTCTGCAGGTACTGAACTTACAGTGAATGGAAAAACATATGTAGTAGAGGAAGCAAAACCAGAATCCTTTGAAAATATTGATATCGCTTTATTTGCAGGTGGTTCTATTTCTAAAACATTAGCACCAGAAGCAGCTAAACGTGGTGCAATTGTTATCGATAACTCTAGTGCATTCCGTATGGATCCTGAAGTACCTCTAGTTGTACCTGAAGTAAATCCAGAAGATATCTTAAAACATAAAGGTATTATTGCTAACCCAAATTGCTCTACTATTATTATGAGCTTAGGTTTAAAACCACTACATGATATTTCTCCAATTAAACGCATCGTTGTAAGTACATATCAAGCAGTATCAGGTGCTGGTAAAGAGGGTATTGAAGAACTTGAAAATCAAGTAAAACAATATACTGCTGGCGAAGAAATGACTGCAAACTTATTGCCAACAGGATCTGCACCTAAACATTATCCTGTAGCATTTAACTTATTGCCACAAATCGATGTGTTCTTGGACAATGATTACACAAAAGAAGAAATGAAAATGGTCAATGAAACACAAAAAATTCTTCATGACGACACAATTCAAGTAGTACCAACTACTGTACGTGTTCCAGTGTATCGTTCCCACTCTGAATCTGTTTTAGTAGAAACAGCTGAACCAGTTTCTGTAGAAGCTTTCAGAGCAGCATGTGAAAAATTCCCAGGTTTACAAGTAAAAGATAACCCTGCAGAACAAATTTATCCAATGCCATTATATACGTCTAATCAAAACGACTGTGAAATCGGTCGTATTCGTAAAGATTTATATAACGACAAAGGTATGAATTTCTGGATTGTAGGGGACCAAATTCGTAAAGGTGCAGCACTTAATGCGTTGCAAATTGCTGAGTACTTGGTAGAAAAACAAGCATTTTAATCTATCAAGGGGAGGACAGATATGAAAACCTTTGGTCGAGTATTAACGGCTATGATTACATCATTTAATAATGATGGATCCCTTAACATAGAAAATAGTGTAGCTATTGCTCATCATTTATTAGATAATGGATCTGATGGACTCGTTGTATGCGGTACAACAGGGGAAAATCCATCCATGACGAAAGAGGATAAATTAGCATTATTTACAGCTATCGCTAAAGAATGTGGTCATAAAGGTTCCATTATTGCTAATGTAGGTTCAAATGACACAAAAGCTTCTGTAGACTTTGTAAAAGAAGTATCTAAAATTGATGGAATCGATGGTTTATTAGTTGTAGTACCTTACTACAATAAGCCAAATCAACAAGGTCAATACTTACACTTTAAAGCTATTGCAGAGGCTACTACACTGCCAATCATGGTGTATAATGTACCAAGCCGTGTAGGAACAGGCATTTTCCCAACAACACTAGCACAATTACATAGTGAGTATCCACATGTATGCGCGATTAAAGAGGCTAGTGGCAATCTTATGATTGCATCTGAAATTAAACGCTTAATGCCTGAGGATGACTTCATGGTATATAGTGGAGATGATGGTCTTACATTGCCAATGCTATCTGTAGGTGCATGTGGTGTTGTATCCGTAGTTTCTCATGTAGCGGGCAAAGATATGAATGCTATGATTCAAGCTTATGAATCTGGTCATAATCACGAAGCACTTCGTATTCATCAAAGCTTAGCGGATATCATAAAAGCTATGTTTATTACTACAAATCCTATTCCTGTTAAATATGCAGTCCGTAAAATAGGTTTACCTGCTGGTGTATTTAATTTGCCAATGTGTGACCCTAGTGCCGAAGAAGCAGCATATATTGATAAAGCGTTAACAGAATATATAAAATAAAATAAAAACAGGAGCTATTTAATATAGCTTCTGTTTTTTATGTAGGGAGCATTACTATTGATACAGACCTATTGAATGCATCTGGAATACGAGAATATGAGCAAGTTCAAATTGTAAATATTAATATAGTTTAACATAATATATAAACTTAATAGATACAATAAAAAACCGGCAACCATAAGTTGCCGGTTTTTTCTATATTCTATCTCGTACAAGACCAATGACAAGACCTTCAATATGACAATCATCTACAATGATTGGATCGAAATCATCATTTTCTGGTTGTAAACGAATATGTCCATTTTCTTTATAAAAACGTTTTACTGTAGCTTCGTCATCAATACGTGCTACAACTACATCACCATTATTAGCCGTATTTTGATGGCGTACGATGAGCATATCACCTTCATACATACCAATATTCATCATGGATTCGCCTTGAACACGTAGTAAGAAGCAGTCAGAATCACCAGTTAATTGAACAGGTAATGTAAGAGTAGACTCTAAATTTTCTACCGCTGTAATAGGCATACCTGCTTGTACAGTACCAATAAGAGGAACTTGTTTTAATCCAGCCCCTAAGAATTCAAAATTATCAGAACTAGATGTTTCATTACCGTCTACAGAAATAGAAGGTTTTGTATCCTCTAATACTGTAATAGCGCGATTTTTATTAGGATCACGCTTAATATAACCAAACTTTTCAAGAGCATTCAAGTGAGATTGCACAGTAGAAGTAGAACTAAGGCCTACATGCGTACAGATTTCTCGAACAGTAGGACAACGATATTCATTATGTAAAGAGTCCTTAATAAAATCTAATATACGGCGCTGTTTTGTATTAATATCTGTAGCAGGGCGTCTCACGATAAACCTCCATAGTCAATGTA is part of the Veillonella sp. genome and encodes:
- the dapB gene encoding 4-hydroxy-tetrahydrodipicolinate reductase — its product is MIRVMVNGAGGKMGREVVKAVHNDPELTLVGGIDPTKAGQDVGSVAGIEQLGITMNASIDEVLGTNKPDVIVDFTNPAVIYENAKKMLSAGIHVVIGTTGLTAEQRDELDAIGRQNNANCLVAPNFSLGAVMMMKVSAELAPYFPNVEIIELHHNHKYDAPSGTSILTAKLINEAKQAANATPDEDLTRESLPGARGAKVDDVTIHSVRLPGYVAHQEVLFGGYDETLTIRHDSLSRLSFMPGVVLACKKISAKTGLTYGLEHYL
- the lexA gene encoding transcriptional repressor LexA; its protein translation is MRRPATDINTKQRRILDFIKDSLHNEYRCPTVREICTHVGLSSTSTVQSHLNALEKFGYIKRDPNKNRAITVLEDTKPSISVDGNETSSSDNFEFLGAGLKQVPLIGTVQAGMPITAVENLESTLTLPVQLTGDSDCFLLRVQGESMMNIGMYEGDMLIVRHQNTANNGDVVVARIDDEATVKRFYKENGHIRLQPENDDFDPIIVDDCHIEGLVIGLVRDRI
- a CDS encoding aspartate-semialdehyde dehydrogenase, encoding MKKPNVAILGATGAVGAEFITLIEERNFPYENLKLLASARSAGTELTVNGKTYVVEEAKPESFENIDIALFAGGSISKTLAPEAAKRGAIVIDNSSAFRMDPEVPLVVPEVNPEDILKHKGIIANPNCSTIIMSLGLKPLHDISPIKRIVVSTYQAVSGAGKEGIEELENQVKQYTAGEEMTANLLPTGSAPKHYPVAFNLLPQIDVFLDNDYTKEEMKMVNETQKILHDDTIQVVPTTVRVPVYRSHSESVLVETAEPVSVEAFRAACEKFPGLQVKDNPAEQIYPMPLYTSNQNDCEIGRIRKDLYNDKGMNFWIVGDQIRKGAALNALQIAEYLVEKQAF
- the dapA gene encoding 4-hydroxy-tetrahydrodipicolinate synthase: MKTFGRVLTAMITSFNNDGSLNIENSVAIAHHLLDNGSDGLVVCGTTGENPSMTKEDKLALFTAIAKECGHKGSIIANVGSNDTKASVDFVKEVSKIDGIDGLLVVVPYYNKPNQQGQYLHFKAIAEATTLPIMVYNVPSRVGTGIFPTTLAQLHSEYPHVCAIKEASGNLMIASEIKRLMPEDDFMVYSGDDGLTLPMLSVGACGVVSVVSHVAGKDMNAMIQAYESGHNHEALRIHQSLADIIKAMFITTNPIPVKYAVRKIGLPAGVFNLPMCDPSAEEAAYIDKALTEYIK